The window AACCCAAACATCTCAACTTACTATGTTTCATTGGAATAtgagaatatattttatttgttgtcaGATGAAATAGGGGGAGACAGCGAACTCGTGTTGGAAGACGTGACTGCTGACGGGTTTGAATCGGCAGACTTTGCTGAGGGTCTTACAATCGAACGTGCAAGGGCTGCACTGTACGCCGCTGCAAGGCTTCACGCACTCACCTTGGCCTTGCGTGAAAGAGAGGGCCCACTAGATGCGAGATTTGACTTTTTGTTCCCCTGCGAAAGAGCAGCTGCTGGGTATCTTCGCCTGGTAAGACGGGGTTTGCCCCAACTTGAAGTTTTCCTTCGCGGCCGACCAGACTGTGTTGAGGAAGCTGCTGCGGTGTCAGCGCTCAGCGCCCGAGCACCTTCACTCCTGAGCACTTTACTTCGCCCGGCCGAGCCTGCTCCGCTCGCTCACGCTGACTTTTGGAGTGGCAATCTTCTGTTTAGAGAAATAGATGGTGAAAGCGAATGTATTGCACTCGATTGGCAAATGGTGTCTTTAGGAAGACCAATGGACGACGTTGCGCTATTGCTCCTCTCTTCTCTCACTCCGGAATTGAGAAGAGCTGCCGGGGAGTCTTTGATAGAAGATTATGGGGATCGCTTGGAATTAGAGTGTGCTAGATTGGGAGCTTCAGTATCTGGAGCAATAGTAAGACGAGGTTTGCACCCAGATTGGCCGAGGGCTGCGCTACGGGCCCTCTTGCTGTGTGCGGGTAGCGTTGACGTGGCTCTTGGGGAACCGCGGGCGGAGAGGAGGCTACTCGAAGCCGTCCGCGATCTACACGCACAAAAAATTCTCGCCCTGAAACCTGAATCTGATGCGTGAAAGTAAAAACTGTGCCAAGATTTAAGTACTTATTCAAAGTTAACCGATTATCGATTAATGAGTCCATTGACATAGCGTATAGATTATGTTTCGATAGAAGCACAAAATTGCATTTGTGTACTCGTTGTTTacgattatttatattgttttgtgtAGTGACATCTATTGTTTTATTAGAGACGTTTGTGGCACTGGTGCGCAGCGATGCCTAAATAAAGACTGACTTTACGTAACTTGAGTCATGTGTGTGACCTACATGAGTGtggtatttaattattattgtaggtGAATGTTGCTCATCGTATCAAAAAAAAGGGAATAAATCGTTTCGGTCTATTGactattatttcaataaaaaattaaactattattgGTACTCAAGAatgctgttttatttattacatgccTTACAACCTTATCTAAAATGGGACGAGGATTCCTCATCATTGTCATCGACATCCACAGTCTCAGTCTATCAATGGCATAGGCCTTGGAAAGCCTTTTCCTAGCTTAAAATTTGGACCTATCAAGCTGTTCTAATACACTGACTggctttattgtttattatcaaATGTCAGGTAAAATAACCGAAACCAAAAGACGTGTACTGTTCGAGGCATGGGAGAACGTCTTAGcagaaaaacacaatacctaCATTGTTGGCCCAAGTCTGGAAAAGGTTCCGGACGTTGTGTCTGTAGGTGAACTTGCTCACTTCTAGAACGACATCGCAGCTACTTGAATCTAGCTAGCTAGTTGCGCATGAAAGTGCCATTTAGGGGACTATTTGAAGAGagtaatatttgactttgaatgagaccttttattttacactaagtacaaataaaaatatggtctACTAAATAAGTCTAGATAGAATACGAAAAATGAACTGTTGGACAAAGTgtagtaaaacttttaaaatttacaatgtaTACATAGccttacaggtatacacaaaATTGAAGTAattacggttaaaaataattaaattaagttaaaatcaaaaatagtaagaataaaagaattcatattaaacaaatgaaaataatgattaaaattaaaataaaaaatactactttcttcttcttcttcttttgatttatggcttttcgtagtaaAAATACTACTTTAATAGTCAtgaaaatgtcaatgtcaaggTTTTGTTGTATTGGCTGGTGAcaaattatcatcattatttattaattattacatttcTAATCCAAACTTAACAAAGCAAGAATAAAGCAAAGAAAAGCTCTTCTATTAGATTTGTCAATTTCATAGAACTTTGTGTACAACCAAATCGGTACGGCCAACTCCCGttataaatctctaaactaaattgacagttttAAATGTTCCATCGTCGTCCTGTTCACACTGTATCGTCTGGAGCTCTATTATAAGACTtgtcattttagtttatataaataaactacgataaaaaacacattgccatctaaccccaaagtaagcgtagcttgttatgggtattaagataacttatgaatatttttataaataaaatataagttaattaaacgtgACATTGACAAAGTACAATGTGCTGATTTGGCACACATAAAAGTCAAAagagcaaaagaagaagaagaagatttatTTACATCAAAATTGGCAAATCAACATGTCATTTTCAAGATTTGCAATACGACAAAAGTATTTGAGATtgtaaatcgttttttttttcattgtgaaTATTACGTACGCCATGGCTCAAACAAACAAGAACCCAGGGTTATAAAGCCTAACGATACAAATCTGATGTCATTTTGGTGTACTTTATCTATGAGCAGAACTGtttacgctaccatccaacaaaacataccaagacaaccctggttttgtcactctcgaagtacaaatcgctggacttcatccacaatttcccgattgcgtcttggtcatgctagcacacctgtacatctggccaaactccggataagggacaactccatctgtgagtgtggcttggatgagggcactataactcatattatttttaactgtcccaaacttacctatcccctctatgacgttcttcctcccaaagtcccccgtcctttgagtgttaaatgttttttaatgtttgttttcagtccttattgtagatttttatgtaaatatatagtaagtaataaaattaaagtataatgtacaaaaaatatccgtgttagatatatatgcatgtgttgtctgtgctgccttaggttaaagagctaactagctaataacaactatttcttggtacaaattcaaaattaacttttcattagtttcaccgatcaatctccttcgtgccttcttcacctacaagacattggcgaagtaccttgtgcccagttggcacagacaaaagccataaacaagaattgaattgagcAGAACTGTCTGAAACGTCAAATTGAAAAATGTCAATTTTTGCCCTTTGCTGCTGCTGagtgtttaaataatttcattggAAATGATATTTTTGTAGTCTTAATAGTAGTTTAGGAGATGGATTCTGGCGCAACGATGGCTCACACGAATCAGGTGGTCCTTGACATTGACGATGAGGAGCCAGGGGAAGGTACAAGCCGAAGTAATCCGCTTCATAGGATGGACTCGGTTTCTCGACCAATTCCAGTAAATAGAAGCAATTTAGGCCTCGGGGATCGGCTTAATAATGTCTTTAGGGAGATCCGACCGCTCGTCGAACATGCTCGGATGGTAAAACTtcatatttgttattattttgtattacgTGACGCAACACTCGCTATTACTCTAgacggtttttatttattattgtcgtATGGCAAATTCATTCTTaggtattattttcttattcgaaTAGATTATTACAAAAAGCCAGAATTTTTTTCTGAGAATGCATCTAGATACGAGttatacaacattttttttcaaggACTTTTTAGATATGCTCACACCAGATTACAGCTATTATAGCTAGTATCAatatcatatccacccattaccggcccactataggagTTTGACagtgcaaattggtggacttcacaagcaGGAACTCCCAGCCAGCATGGTGAACTAGAGCCTTACCCCCTCTAAATTGTGGGagggagacccatgctctgtagtgggccggtaattggttgatgtgaCATTGTTGATGTATTAATAATGTGATATTAaatctgtatttgtttttaggGCAACAATGCTAGGTTATCCCTGCCAACATGGTTGCCAAGAACTCCACCAGGGACCCATCAATCTGGAGAAGGTCTGCAAAGACCGCAAAGTTCCATAGCCCATGTAAATTTAGGGCCTGGATCTCAAACTTATGTTGTTAATGAGAGAAGTACACCCCTTAGTCAAAGGCAGTCCAGCCATGGTATGAGCAACAGTGCCTCTAACGATTCCAATATTTCTGAACAGCGGCCAGAACCAGCAGATATCAATGTGTCTGTTAAcccttcaaataataataatatacatgacaATGCTGATAATGATAGTCAAAGTGAAGATGGGACACAGCAGGTGAGttgttgaaattaatttatttaaatgcagaTTTCTATTTGATTGTCAAAATTTTAactctaaatatttttatactaggTGCTATAAAAATCCTAGCATTTGTGGGTAATAATGATCTTACTATAATGAGAATATTGTATGTAAATCACTGGCATGTTAAGTTTGTTCTGCCAGGCGTAGATATTAGGCTATATCAATGCCAGCTCTTAGGTCACCAAACTATCGTAGatgttaaacattttattattaatgaccATCATCTTCACAGAAGTGCTGCAAGTTCAAAGTCCTTCCTACTAATTGCACAGCTCCAAAACATTTCAGCATGTTGAGAAAGGGCTATAAAATTTCGGTATTATAGTTACATAAGCAAGagatttatttactatttaaacaaACCAACATGTAAAGccactaaaaaacaaaaaaaatatttgcttaatattttggcatgaaaaacaaaacaaggaATTTTTCTTTTGCAcagttatagttattatttattaaaactttaatttaaaaaacaaagttaattCCTTTGAACAAATTCTtatatttagatagatagataaattctttattgcacacaattaataTTGGTAGTAGTAAAagaacaaaaggcggccttatcgctttaagcaatCTCCAACAGACAACCCTTAACAAAACAAGCAAATTAATGATTATGGGAATGGaataatgcaatattttttatttaaacatgaaCTACATTaactaaacataataataagacATAAATAGCaactacaaatataaataacattgaaataaattcatacatatatatataaatacaattacatACAAAGTTCATATAGAAgtttttgcaaatatattttgtatagcaTTCTTTTCTACAAATACTTGAAACCCAAATAATTTCATCAACAGGCATgctaaatgtaaataatgttgAATTTTTTAGGTAGTGGATGTGCGAGCAACCCTAAATCTACTGCTGCGATATGCACCATTCTACTTCCTGCTGTTTATTAAGTTCATGTATGACAGTCGCGAGACGATCTTTACGTTCATTATACTATTGTGCGTTTTCGTGCACGGGAACAATGTTGTCAAGAGGTTGGTAGCTTATAATAGTTAAGGATCAATTTTTCAATTGACAGCGTATAATCTTCATATGACAATGGATTTATATACACCGTTTTGAAAGAAACTTCCGCATCTCGAAAGCTTAGAGATGTAGTGGTAAAACGTCACTTAATATTGTCACTTATCGATATTCGGCAATATTGCATGCATCCATAAATTGCACTACCTACCTATTCTATTTCGGACCATGAACGATTCGTTTTTCAGTTTCTACTGTTGCTTACTAGATGTTTTAATCGGCCATGACTTTGTTGATGTGCTCTTTAAGTCTCAAGCGGTTCCGACCCTATTTCATTTAGCAAAAAAAACTAGCAGAAGGAAGCATAGattgttaattaaaacatttcataaatctatatattaataatatagttgaagagtttgtttgtttgaacgcgctaatagCAGCCGAGCAAAAGGTTTAAACAACAACAAGACATAGTGGGTTTTGTCTGgcataaaaatttgaaaatagcaactgctgagtttctttctcGCATTTTCTCGGTAGCCCTTTGAACCGGtcgtagaatcactacaaacagacggacagacagactaGTTGTTTCGAAAGTACTTatctattctatatatataaaaaaaagttgagttagttacaccatttataactcaagaacgactggaccaattattatgatattagaattttttgattactcttagtccggaataggataaaaagtattaaaatatagtattcataaaaaaatatgtttggtgATACAacgttcgccgggacagctagtaataaatgaattagaatttgaataGTGGATAGAGTTTGTTTGGGAAACTAATCAGAAATTGTAAGCGGTAACCGCTTGTAGTGAGCCGAGTTGTGTAGAACtaggtttaaatatatatatatttttttttagggaAAACGGTAAACAAATGAACCGCAGCATATTAGCATTGTTCTGCGAAATTATCTTACAGACTTCAACCGTTTTGATAGTGCACTACCTGTTCGGACACGGCAAGTTACTGCCCAACATAGTGATGTTCCCCCCGTACACGCAGCCCATAGACGTGTGGGAGCTACTGTGGCTGGTCGTGCTTACCGACCTGATCGCAAGGCTGATCACGGTGGACGTCAAGTTGTTTATTACAATGATGCCATCTTTCATACTTCCATTCCAGAAGAGGGTGAGTGCTTTTGATATCCacatcttttctttattttcgacGCCAAGCCGCATTGCTGTCTTGTGTTGTAACAAGCATGATGCCTAGTTTTGATAAAACTGCAgcaactgaatgaatgaatgaatgaatacacttttattgtacaccacagagaatttacagagatacaaatacaacagcacagcacaacgctaaatagcgatctcttccaggcaaccaaaggcatacaagaaaatgctatatgaaattagtaggtggtacaacaaacattagtgaaacatTAGGattctaaactaaattaacataaaatagaatataacatagtacatattaaacatgacatattaaagatatgtacaaaaatataatatatattccatacatatatacaacatataaacatacaaatactctactataaatacataactgatagtttgaaatcacaaaatactggATATTCGCAGAGATTCTCGAagttcaagcggcacaaaattatgtttgtatAGAAGTGACGTCATTATTTTAAGTTCGGCGCCTTAACCGCCATAGCGAATCGCTATACTTTGcggttattgaaaataaataccaatctcacttcgaaaatacaaacagaattacgaaatactgttgaaggctgaataaatatatttaataaggaatcaccctgtaaaaatagtaaaacaaaagtagcatatttattttttcattcaaacTAATTGAAcaaattctaagtgtttacttatgactacCCTATTGAAGATTAGAGATCGATACATGCattgtacctacgctacgcgacgcgtaactaataaagtgacaggagtcacttgatattCATTTCGCATGTGTTGTTAGAGCTGTAtgtggttttcatttacactttgtatataaaatacgttttttataatacatacatatgattagataaattcaatattttagctATTATTTGTTACTGTTATCATGCCTATTACAggccgtcaagaaactcagcagttgctcttttccactattttacattttaacattaatttttctatcttgtatactcctagcatagctctgtcTATCGTACGCTGAAtcactctgagctttcttatgaagCCATAGTAAGCGAACACGTTTCAAATCTGTAAGTTAATACAGGTTTGTGTAAATCTTAGTAGTgaatggtgacggcagatcacaatacagttgtcaccacctcttCTTCCCACGGATATCATACGAGGCGATTAAAGAAACGGCAAGCAGCGTCTTCTGTTCAGCGTGCTGATTGTGGGCAAAtcctccctttgggagaggcccttagcccagcagtggactattaacTTCTTAATGAAGGATTTTgtagattttattaattccGCTTTTTACGAGTGTTACTTCTGAATGTACGGTACACCCCAAACTATTTGGCCGCCCTGAAGTGAGCTTGCGTTTCCTTTAGGGCTGCCAAAAAGGTCGGAGactatatcttatatatatatatataaatatatatatatatatttcttgtgtgcgtgtgtatgtcaccgaACTCCTCAagcgactggaccgatttgaatgaatttttcggtatgcgtttgggtggcaccctggatggtttagattcacaaatcagcccgacagggCTGATTTCTCTGAtttatccatatatatatatatatatggtttgGTGTAtaatcctcagcggacagcagcaaacccctcatttaaggcttagcgaatttttttagaactacaactaaattgaatgccacatcaaaaaacaaaatcaaacgcagacgaagtcgcgggcaacagctggtataatatatagatactgataattaatgtatacctatagaattaatatcaataatacataaatatatacaatattgtcaagccccaaacaaaacagaagggaataggcatgttaagttccgaagattcaaaacaaaacatgatctttaacaagttttttaaaaatggttgtTTGGGTGgtggtttgatgttttttttaaaaggtagtAATGGAATGAATTTATTTTCAGGGTAAAGTGTACCTCTTCACAGAGGCCCTGTCCCAGCTATACCGGTCCATCATAACAATACAACCTTGGATATTCTTCCTCATGCAGTCGTATGAGGGGTCGGAGAAAATGGTGGGCATGAGCCTGGCTTCGGTGTATGTGATCGCTAAGGTTGTAGAACTGCTGGTGCGGCTCAGGTTGTTCAAACAAGCCACGTGGACGTTGCTGCAGAGTGTTGTGAGtggctgaactgattttgattgtTTTCTTTGCAATATATAGATTACAAAAACGAAATCTGCTTATGCTAGGGatcataaatatactataaataaataaatatactacgacaatacacacaacgccatttagtcccaaagtaagcgtagcttgtgttatgggatagctgatatatatctttttaaatataatacacataataacttataatatacagatttcagaacattttccagttgtgggaatcgaacccacggccttgaactcagaaagcagggtcgctgcccaatgcgccagtcggccttatatattatagttatctttaatatttatttccagaACCTTGGCACAAAGCCGACCGGCGAACAGTTGGGTTCGGCCGGTGAAGCGTGCCCCATCTGCCACGACGACTACACCACACCCGTGCGGCTAGGCTGTAGCCACATCTTCTGCGAACTGTGCATCGCGGCTTGGCTAGATAGGGAGCACACTTGCCCGCTGTGTCGGGCTAAAGTCGCGGATGAACCCACTTGGCGAGATGGCTCCACTACACTTGACTTTCAACTTTATTAGTGTTGATATGGCTCATATTCGTAACAATTTCATAACAGTCGTGTTTAAAACTGTGTATCGAAGCTTGAGTTAACAGAGAGGCCACACTGGCCCGTGGTGCTGCTGGATAAAATTCATGGATGAACCCGCCTGGCAAGAGGGGTTCGACTTTGTTTTTCTACTTAATTGGTTCCACTACATGTGATTTTCAACTTTATTAGTGTTGATGCGGCTCATATTCATAACAGTCGTGTTGAGAGCTGTGTATCGAAGTCTGTCTTGACAGAAAGGACTGGACATTGGTGCTGCTAGATAAAATTTATGGATGAACCCACCTGGCAAGATGGGTTGGACTTTGATCTTCAACTTTATTTGTGTGTAACAACAGTCCATATTCGATCATAGTTATGTTGTGCATTGTGTACTACATCCTGACTTGACATAGAACTCTCTAGCACAGCCAGGCATAATTCGTAGTTGAACCCACTTGAAGAGACGGTTCCATTAcctttaattttgtttcattaGGTGTGTTGATACGGCTCATATTCATTTTAGTCGTGTTGTGAACTGTTTATCGAAGCCTGAGAGCGCACAGTTGCCTATTGTGCAGGGACAAAGTCGCCGTTGAACCCACCTGGAGAGAAGGTTCCACTGTATATGAATCCTAGCTTCATTAGTATGGTAACAATGCCCATATTCGATAATCTTTGATTTTGTATCCTAACTTTGATTTTCAACTTTATTAGTGTGTTGATACGGCTCATATTAATTTAGGTCGTGTTGTGAACTGTGTATCAAAGCCTGGCTCGACAGAACCTGTTGGGTTGGGATAAAGTCGTGGATGAAAGCTCATATGGTGAGACGGTTCCACTATTCGATTATTGTGTTCTCAGCAATCGTATGCGAACTGCGTATTGTAACCGGGATTGACAGAGAGTACACTGGCCCGCATGCTGCCGGATAAAATTCAGGGGCGTACCCACCTGGTGACACGGGATTCGACTTCACTTGATTTCCAACTTTATTTAGGAGTTATAAACGTCCATATTCGATTATCGTAATGTTTGACTGTGTATCACTCAACATAAAGCACTCTTGCTGCGTACACGACTGTGCTGTCTGGAAAAATTAGCGGTTGAACCCACCTAGCGAGTGGGGTTCTCTACTTAATTAAGTGTAAATAAGGTCCATATTAGAATATAATGAATTTCAAACGACCAAAGGCATGTGGATGAACCCTCCTGGCAAGACGGTTGTACTTTGATTTTCAACTTAATAAGTGTGAAAATAAGGTTTACATTCTGTTATCGTGATGTTGCGAACGCCTACACACGCTCATTCATCGTGGTGCTGTCGGGTAAAATCGAGACTTtcgactttattattttattgataaagttgATATTTAAAGTAACTTTATCTCACTAGTCACTTGTATGAACTGTGTATTGCTACCGTATATATATTTAGCAAACTTGTCCGTTAGGCAgattttttgaaaaagtaatagatagatagaaaatgTATGGTTTGTTATATGGAGTGTCgacagaaaatattatttaattatatattcacTCCTTAATTAAAtgattgtacaaaaatctgtatatataaaattttgaatataaaagtTGAATAATCACTCAATTATGTGAAATGAATAATTACAATATCTTCTTTCATTTCTTtactaaagtaattttatatagaaaaccgttttttttaatctttatttattaagaagatCTTTCACAGGCATCAAATATctctaaatcgtttagcgggcGTCTTTAAATTACGTGggatgtttttttacattttctgtTACTCCTtccccccctggtgagatgtcgtgagattttattcaacctgAGATTCAAATTGAGCTGAGAACAATTGAGAGAGTTGCCCAGAAATCAATCTCACGAGAGATTTGTCAAAATGTGGGTTTGttacgtt of the Pararge aegeria chromosome 10, ilParAegt1.1, whole genome shotgun sequence genome contains:
- the LOC120626944 gene encoding RING finger and transmembrane domain-containing protein 2; its protein translation is MDSGATMAHTNQVVLDIDDEEPGEGTSRSNPLHRMDSVSRPIPVNRSNLGLGDRLNNVFREIRPLVEHARMGNNARLSLPTWLPRTPPGTHQSGEGLQRPQSSIAHVNLGPGSQTYVVNERSTPLSQRQSSHGMSNSASNDSNISEQRPEPADINVSVNPSNNNNIHDNADNDSQSEDGTQQVVDVRATLNLLLRYAPFYFLLFIKFMYDSRETIFTFIILLCVFVHGNNVVKRENGKQMNRSILALFCEIILQTSTVLIVHYLFGHGKLLPNIVMFPPYTQPIDVWELLWLVVLTDLIARLITVDVKLFITMMPSFILPFQKRGKVYLFTEALSQLYRSIITIQPWIFFLMQSYEGSEKMVGMSLASVYVIAKVVELLVRLRLFKQATWTLLQSVNLGTKPTGEQLGSAGEACPICHDDYTTPVRLGCSHIFCELCIAAWLDREHTCPLCRAKVADEPTWRDGSTTLDFQLY
- the LOC120626756 gene encoding uncharacterized protein LOC120626756, coding for MAGHCRILQAGGPDSAAVSEAPSSGSEESDCEPGPEPDPDTALTEEWARELLCGEGVVSPQEIRVESRAGVAGALSRVLAVTVRYESGGEYRALPLVVKLPPRDPFGRLFVAEAQFDTREILFYTELAPALNRLAEEAFGPGEGLPIPRCVKARLPDEIGGDSELVLEDVTADGFESADFAEGLTIERARAALYAAARLHALTLALREREGPLDARFDFLFPCERAAAGYLRLVRRGLPQLEVFLRGRPDCVEEAAAVSALSARAPSLLSTLLRPAEPAPLAHADFWSGNLLFREIDGESECIALDWQMVSLGRPMDDVALLLLSSLTPELRRAAGESLIEDYGDRLELECARLGASVSGAIVRRGLHPDWPRAALRALLLCAGSVDVALGEPRAERRLLEAVRDLHAQKILALKPESDA